From Streptomyces sp. HUAS MG91, the proteins below share one genomic window:
- a CDS encoding iron-siderophore ABC transporter substrate-binding protein, with translation MFNRSNTSPRSFTGSPSRRRLAAGALAAAATLVIAGCSSGSGDSGSSDPGTVAKGNFPAKVSTKFGEITVKKQPKRVVALGWGDAETALALGVQPVGASDWLNFGGDGVGPWAKGMYDKSPKKIGTLEPEYEKIAALQPDLILDTKSSGDQKRYETLSKIAPTVGVPKGGDQYLTDWQDQTEMVADALGLHAKGQELIKKTKAKFAATAKAHPEFKGKTITSGSLTSEGYGAYVRGSGRVDFLERLGFKNNPWVEKQGGNSFFISVARENVNKLDADLLVVEPIGLSASTITNDALFKKVPAVKAGHDVVFDLNSPSATAFATDSVLSVNYALDKVVPQFAKALKN, from the coding sequence ATGTTCAACCGTTCGAATACCTCTCCCCGGTCCTTCACTGGGTCTCCGTCCCGGCGCCGCCTGGCGGCGGGCGCCCTCGCCGCGGCTGCGACCCTGGTGATCGCGGGCTGCTCGTCCGGCTCCGGCGACAGCGGCAGCAGCGACCCGGGCACGGTGGCCAAGGGGAACTTCCCCGCCAAGGTGTCCACCAAGTTCGGCGAGATCACCGTCAAGAAGCAGCCCAAGCGCGTGGTCGCGCTCGGCTGGGGCGACGCGGAGACCGCCCTGGCGCTGGGCGTGCAGCCGGTGGGAGCCAGTGACTGGCTGAACTTCGGCGGGGACGGCGTGGGCCCGTGGGCGAAGGGCATGTACGACAAGAGCCCGAAGAAGATCGGGACGCTGGAGCCCGAGTACGAGAAGATCGCGGCGCTCCAGCCGGACCTGATCCTCGACACGAAGTCGAGCGGCGACCAGAAGCGCTACGAGACCCTCAGCAAGATCGCGCCCACTGTCGGCGTGCCCAAGGGCGGCGACCAGTACCTGACCGACTGGCAGGACCAGACGGAGATGGTCGCCGACGCGCTGGGGCTGCACGCCAAGGGCCAGGAACTCATCAAGAAGACCAAGGCCAAGTTCGCCGCCACCGCGAAGGCGCACCCGGAGTTCAAGGGCAAGACGATCACGTCGGGCTCCCTGACCTCCGAGGGCTACGGCGCCTACGTCCGCGGGAGCGGCCGGGTGGACTTCCTGGAGCGGCTCGGATTCAAGAACAACCCCTGGGTCGAGAAGCAGGGCGGCAACAGCTTCTTCATCAGCGTCGCGCGCGAGAACGTGAACAAGCTCGACGCCGATCTCCTGGTCGTGGAGCCCATCGGGCTGTCCGCCTCCACGATCACCAACGACGCGCTGTTCAAGAAGGTCCCGGCGGTCAAGGCCGGCCACGACGTGGTGTTCGACCTGAACTCGCCGTCCGCCACCGCCTTCGCCACCGACTCCGTCCTGTCGGTGAACTACGCCCTGGACAAGGTCGTGCCCCAGTTCGCCAAGGCCCTGAAGAACTAG
- the efeU gene encoding iron uptake transporter permease EfeU, giving the protein MFSNYLIGLREGLEASLVVCILIAYLVKTGRRDALKPIWIGIAVAILLAMGFGCALEFGSQELTFEAQEALGGSLSVIAVGLVTWMVFWMRRTARHLKSELHGKLDAALAMGTGALVATAFLAVGREGLETALFVWASVHAASDGTPRPLAGVALGLLTAVLLGWLFYRGALRINLAKFFTWTGGMLVVVAAGVLAYGFHDLQEAGWVPGLRNLAFDISGTIEPDSWYGTLLKGVFNFQPDPTVIQVSVWLLYLIPVMGYFLAPQRVRSTPPVEQPAAE; this is encoded by the coding sequence GTGTTCTCCAACTATCTGATCGGTCTGCGCGAGGGGCTGGAGGCCAGCCTTGTCGTCTGCATCCTGATCGCCTATCTGGTCAAGACCGGACGGCGCGACGCCCTGAAGCCGATCTGGATCGGCATAGCCGTCGCGATCCTCCTCGCCATGGGGTTCGGCTGCGCGCTCGAATTCGGCTCCCAGGAGCTGACCTTCGAGGCCCAGGAGGCGCTGGGCGGATCGCTGTCCGTCATCGCCGTCGGCCTGGTGACCTGGATGGTGTTCTGGATGCGGCGCACCGCGCGGCACCTGAAGTCCGAACTGCACGGCAAGCTGGACGCGGCCCTGGCGATGGGTACGGGCGCGCTGGTCGCCACGGCCTTCCTCGCCGTCGGCAGGGAGGGCCTGGAAACCGCGCTGTTCGTGTGGGCGTCCGTGCACGCGGCGAGCGACGGCACTCCGCGTCCGCTGGCCGGCGTGGCGCTCGGACTGCTGACCGCGGTCCTGCTCGGCTGGCTGTTCTACCGCGGTGCCCTCAGGATCAACCTGGCCAAGTTCTTCACCTGGACCGGCGGCATGCTGGTCGTGGTCGCGGCCGGGGTGCTCGCGTACGGCTTCCACGACCTCCAGGAGGCCGGTTGGGTTCCGGGCCTGCGGAATCTCGCCTTCGACATCAGCGGCACGATCGAACCGGACAGCTGGTACGGCACGCTGCTGAAGGGCGTGTTCAACTTCCAGCCCGATCCGACCGTCATCCAGGTGAGCGTGTGGCTGCTGTACCTGATTCCGGTGATGGGTTACTTCCTCGCGCCCCAGCGGGTCCGGTCCACGCCGCCGGTCGAGCAACCAGCGGCCGAATAA
- the efeB gene encoding iron uptake transporter deferrochelatase/peroxidase subunit codes for MTQHEGGPAPSRRALLGWGGAGLALGAAAAGGAAAVARTNDDPNSTASSAVEFHGAHQAGIATPVQDRLHFAAFDVTTEDRGEFAAMLKEWTAAARRMTAGKPVGDGAFGGLAEAPPDDTGEALGLRPSRLTLTIGFGPSLFGKFGLAGKRPEALVDLPRFPGDNLDKSRTGGDLCVQACSDDPQVAVHAIRNLARIGFGKAAIRWSQLGFGKTSSTTPGAQTPRNLMGFKDGTRNIAGTETDRLKKFVWAAAADGGANSAWMSGGSYLVARRIRMNIETWDRASLQEQEDVFGRDKGVGAPVGKSKEHDAPFLKAMKPDAHVRLAHPESNDGATILRRGYSFTDGTDGLGRLDAGLFFLAYQRDVRKGFLPLQRRLSASDALNEYIQHVGSAVFAIPPGVRDKDDWWGRTLLTEEG; via the coding sequence ATGACTCAGCACGAAGGCGGTCCCGCGCCTTCCCGCCGCGCACTGCTCGGTTGGGGTGGTGCCGGGCTCGCGCTCGGCGCCGCCGCGGCCGGGGGAGCGGCGGCCGTGGCCCGCACGAACGATGACCCGAACTCCACGGCGTCCTCCGCCGTGGAGTTCCACGGTGCCCATCAGGCGGGCATCGCCACCCCCGTCCAGGACCGGCTGCATTTCGCCGCGTTCGACGTGACGACCGAGGACCGGGGTGAGTTCGCGGCCATGCTCAAGGAGTGGACGGCCGCCGCCCGACGCATGACCGCGGGCAAACCGGTCGGCGACGGGGCGTTCGGCGGACTGGCCGAGGCCCCGCCGGACGACACCGGTGAAGCGCTCGGCCTCCGGCCGTCCCGACTGACGCTCACCATCGGCTTCGGGCCGTCGCTGTTCGGCAAGTTCGGGCTGGCGGGCAAGCGGCCCGAAGCGCTCGTCGACCTGCCCCGGTTCCCCGGCGACAACCTCGACAAGTCCCGGACCGGCGGCGACCTCTGCGTCCAGGCGTGCTCGGACGACCCGCAGGTCGCGGTGCACGCCATCCGCAACCTCGCGCGCATCGGCTTCGGCAAGGCCGCCATCCGCTGGTCCCAGCTCGGCTTCGGCAAGACCTCGTCGACCACGCCCGGCGCGCAGACCCCGCGCAACCTCATGGGCTTCAAGGACGGCACCCGCAACATCGCGGGCACGGAAACGGACCGTCTCAAGAAGTTCGTCTGGGCGGCGGCAGCGGACGGCGGTGCGAACTCGGCCTGGATGAGCGGAGGTTCGTACCTCGTCGCGCGGCGCATCCGCATGAACATCGAGACCTGGGACCGCGCCTCCTTGCAGGAGCAGGAGGACGTCTTCGGCCGCGACAAGGGCGTGGGCGCGCCGGTCGGCAAGTCCAAGGAGCACGACGCACCGTTCCTGAAGGCCATGAAGCCGGACGCCCATGTGCGGCTCGCCCACCCCGAATCCAACGACGGCGCCACGATCCTGCGGCGCGGCTACTCCTTCACGGACGGTACCGATGGCCTGGGCCGCCTGGACGCCGGACTGTTCTTCCTCGCCTACCAGCGGGACGTACGCAAGGGGTTCCTGCCGCTGCAACGCCGGCTGTCGGCTTCCGACGCACTCAACGAGTACATCCAGCACGTGGGTTCGGCGGTCTTCGCGATCCCGCCAGGCGTCCGGGACAAGGACGACTGGTGGGGCCGGACGCTGCTGACCGAGGAGGGTTGA
- the efeO gene encoding iron uptake system protein EfeO has protein sequence MGAIACAATALSISGCTQKDKGGDNAIQVTAADTTCDTSAKSVSAGQVTLKIENKGSKATEVEIVFPDDRIVSEKENIGPGTKYTLTAEVKAGSYEIACRPGMKGHGVRRKLEVSGGSTAKRDPRLDKAVAAYRQYAQDQADETVPRAETFAEAIKSGDLEAAKKAYAPSRVGWERTEPVAESFGDIDPKTDTRADGLEAGQKWTGWHRLEKALWQDKKIGSDEKTLADQLVTDLKDWQRRVGKAEITPTSMANGAKELLDEVATGKVTGEEDRYSHTDLVDFNGNVEGAQKAYELLKPAASKNDPALAKELDKQFAALDALLDKYRTTKGATDFVSYDKVTKGQRKELSDAVNALAEPLSKLAAAVVK, from the coding sequence GTGGGAGCCATCGCTTGCGCAGCGACGGCCCTGTCGATATCGGGGTGTACGCAGAAGGACAAGGGTGGCGACAACGCGATACAGGTGACCGCCGCCGACACCACGTGCGACACCTCGGCGAAGTCGGTCTCGGCGGGCCAGGTCACGCTCAAGATCGAGAACAAGGGGTCCAAGGCCACCGAGGTCGAGATCGTCTTCCCCGACGACCGCATCGTGTCCGAGAAGGAGAACATCGGCCCCGGCACCAAGTACACGCTGACCGCCGAAGTGAAGGCAGGCTCCTACGAGATCGCCTGCCGGCCGGGCATGAAGGGCCACGGCGTGCGGCGCAAGCTCGAGGTGAGCGGCGGCTCGACGGCCAAGCGTGACCCGCGGTTGGACAAGGCAGTCGCCGCGTACCGGCAGTACGCACAGGACCAGGCCGACGAGACCGTGCCGCGCGCCGAGACCTTCGCCGAGGCGATCAAGAGTGGCGATCTGGAAGCGGCGAAGAAGGCGTACGCCCCGTCCCGTGTCGGGTGGGAGAGGACGGAGCCGGTCGCCGAGTCGTTCGGGGACATCGACCCGAAGACGGACACCCGCGCCGACGGCCTCGAAGCGGGCCAGAAGTGGACGGGCTGGCACCGGCTGGAGAAGGCGCTGTGGCAGGACAAGAAGATCGGCAGCGACGAGAAGACCCTCGCTGACCAGCTCGTCACGGACCTGAAGGACTGGCAGAGGCGCGTCGGCAAGGCCGAGATCACGCCCACCTCCATGGCCAACGGCGCCAAGGAACTCCTCGACGAGGTCGCCACCGGCAAGGTCACCGGCGAGGAGGACCGCTACTCGCACACCGACCTCGTCGACTTCAACGGCAACGTGGAAGGCGCGCAGAAGGCGTACGAGCTGCTGAAGCCGGCCGCCTCGAAGAACGACCCGGCTCTCGCCAAGGAGCTGGACAAGCAGTTCGCCGCTCTGGACGCGCTGCTCGACAAGTACCGCACGACCAAGGGCGCCACGGACTTCGTCTCCTACGACAAGGTGACCAAGGGGCAGCGCAAGGAGCTGTCGGACGCGGTGAACGCCCTGGCCGAGCCGCTGTCCAAGCTGGCCGCCGCCGTCGTCAAGTAG
- a CDS encoding TetR/AcrR family transcriptional regulator: MTERNRGRPRAFDRDRAVLDAARLFWRRGYSGTSTRTLTAALGLSTSSLYAAFGSKAGLFEEAVRTYAERYREIYQQAVAENDIRTVVERILTDSVHEFTQPGDGHPGCLISSAVMTDSTGTLDTSAYVAELHSANEQALLVRIERAIQDGELTAGTNAVILTGLIQTVWHGLSVRSNADTAREDLLATAQLAHQLICRQLTSPTS, translated from the coding sequence GTGACCGAACGCAACCGTGGACGACCTCGAGCCTTCGACCGCGACCGCGCGGTCCTTGACGCCGCTCGCCTCTTCTGGCGACGCGGCTACTCCGGCACGTCGACCCGGACCCTGACCGCGGCCCTCGGGCTCTCCACCTCCAGCCTCTACGCCGCCTTCGGCAGCAAGGCCGGGCTGTTCGAGGAAGCGGTGCGGACCTACGCCGAGCGTTACCGCGAGATCTACCAGCAGGCTGTCGCCGAGAACGACATCCGGACCGTCGTCGAACGCATCCTGACCGACTCGGTCCACGAGTTCACCCAGCCGGGCGACGGACATCCCGGGTGTCTCATCAGCAGCGCCGTGATGACTGACAGCACCGGCACGCTCGATACCAGCGCCTACGTCGCCGAACTGCACAGCGCGAACGAGCAGGCCCTCCTCGTGCGCATCGAGCGAGCGATCCAGGACGGGGAACTGACCGCGGGCACCAACGCAGTGATCCTGACCGGGCTCATCCAAACCGTCTGGCACGGACTGTCGGTGCGGTCCAACGCCGACACGGCTCGCGAAGACCTGCTGGCGACGGCGCAACTTGCCCACCAGCTGATCTGCCGACAACTCACGTCGCCGACGTCCTGA
- a CDS encoding alpha/beta hydrolase, producing the protein MERTIQKKLPVGGDSWVTVDVYGEPDAPGLVVVPGVMSDASTWRQVAGAIDAWPSVVVVNRRGRAPSGPLTTSYSLRTEVEDLGAVLGEFDSTRALFGWSYGGLITLLTANDRPIPQVIAYEPVMRPFGQQALPDLRNAAESADWDRCVEIVNRQISGFSAAHVEDLRADGVAWAILRRLSGPLYAELGALNAAPPPDVMARQADQVDLIIGQRNRGTAPYGVSFDTVRQHIAHVRVHELPGQGHLAHVQAPAQLGHLLNNLAAL; encoded by the coding sequence ATGGAGCGAACGATTCAGAAGAAGCTGCCGGTCGGCGGGGACAGTTGGGTCACGGTCGATGTGTACGGGGAGCCGGATGCTCCGGGCCTGGTCGTCGTCCCGGGCGTGATGAGCGATGCGTCTACGTGGCGTCAGGTTGCCGGCGCAATCGATGCCTGGCCCTCAGTGGTGGTCGTGAACCGTCGGGGACGTGCTCCCTCGGGGCCGTTGACCACCTCGTACTCGCTGCGGACGGAGGTTGAGGACCTCGGTGCGGTGCTTGGCGAGTTCGACAGCACGAGGGCGCTCTTCGGCTGGAGCTACGGCGGCTTGATCACCTTGCTGACCGCCAACGATCGCCCGATTCCCCAGGTGATCGCCTACGAGCCGGTGATGCGGCCCTTCGGACAGCAGGCACTGCCGGACCTGAGGAACGCAGCGGAGTCGGCGGACTGGGACCGCTGCGTCGAGATCGTCAATCGGCAGATCTCCGGGTTCTCCGCCGCACACGTCGAGGATCTTCGAGCCGATGGTGTCGCCTGGGCGATCCTGCGCCGCTTGAGCGGACCGCTGTACGCCGAACTCGGCGCGCTCAACGCGGCGCCGCCGCCGGATGTGATGGCGCGTCAAGCAGATCAGGTGGACCTGATCATTGGCCAGCGCAACCGCGGAACAGCCCCCTACGGGGTCTCGTTCGACACCGTGCGGCAGCACATCGCTCACGTCAGAGTCCACGAACTCCCCGGTCAGGGCCACCTGGCCCACGTTCAGGCGCCCGCACAGCTCGGCCACCTGCTCAACAACCTCGCCGCCCTCTGA
- a CDS encoding SDR family oxidoreductase — protein sequence MIIVTGATGALNGATVDHLLDRLPVSEIAVVARDTAKAERFARRGIEVRYGDYADPDSLPEAFADADQLLLVSSNDPTANATALHRAAVHAAVEAGAKRILYTSHQAAAPDNPFAPGRDHFATEQFLAASGTPWTSLRNGFYAHSLLWLAGPWRETGVIAVPGDGPVSWTARADAAEAAAQILTSPGAHEGPVTLTAPEAPTFAELADVASELSGRAIRYQQMDESDWIAAQSAAGQPEHMTRFLLGFYQAAQAGFFSGTDPLLGELLGRRPSTARDALTASQ from the coding sequence ATGATAATCGTGACCGGTGCGACCGGAGCCCTCAACGGCGCCACCGTCGACCACCTCCTCGACCGTCTGCCCGTGAGCGAGATCGCGGTCGTGGCGCGCGACACCGCGAAGGCGGAGCGCTTCGCCCGGCGGGGGATCGAGGTCAGGTACGGCGACTACGCGGATCCGGACTCCCTGCCCGAGGCGTTCGCGGACGCCGATCAGCTGCTGCTCGTCTCCTCCAACGACCCGACCGCGAACGCAACCGCTCTGCACCGCGCGGCCGTCCACGCCGCTGTCGAGGCCGGCGCGAAGCGGATCCTCTACACCAGCCACCAGGCCGCCGCACCGGACAACCCGTTCGCACCCGGACGGGACCACTTCGCCACCGAACAGTTCCTGGCCGCCTCCGGTACGCCGTGGACGTCACTGCGCAACGGCTTCTACGCCCACAGCCTCCTGTGGCTCGCCGGACCGTGGCGGGAGACGGGCGTCATCGCCGTGCCCGGTGACGGGCCGGTGTCCTGGACCGCCCGCGCCGACGCCGCTGAGGCAGCGGCGCAGATCCTGACTTCTCCCGGCGCCCACGAGGGTCCGGTGACCCTGACCGCACCCGAGGCCCCGACCTTCGCCGAACTCGCCGACGTCGCGTCCGAACTGTCAGGACGCGCCATCCGCTACCAGCAGATGGACGAGAGCGACTGGATCGCCGCACAGAGCGCCGCCGGACAGCCCGAGCACATGACCCGATTCCTGCTGGGCTTCTACCAGGCCGCGCAGGCCGGCTTCTTCTCCGGCACCGACCCCCTCCTCGGCGAACTCCTCGGCCGCCGACCGTCCACCGCACGCGACGCCCTGACCGCATCTCAGTAG
- a CDS encoding TetR family transcriptional regulator, with product MSDAVRNSRTDTRAAIVDAAASLLHEKGPGAVTTRGVAERAGVQAPTIYRLFGDKDGLLEAVAEHVMAAFVSDKAASVAAAAATDVDPLDDLRASWHKQIEFGLANPAIFRLLSDPERVRDSPAARRGKQILETRVRRLAAAGRLRVPEPHAVDLIQAAGVGTVQTLLATAQAHRDPTLGEAMMDAVLGRILTDAPTRTPDGPLTSAVALRAQAPHLEMLSEPERLLLMEWLDRIADPAGTNAKAISTES from the coding sequence ATGAGTGATGCGGTCAGAAACAGCCGGACGGACACACGGGCGGCGATCGTCGACGCCGCGGCTTCACTGCTGCACGAGAAGGGGCCCGGCGCGGTGACCACCCGGGGTGTCGCCGAGCGCGCCGGCGTGCAGGCCCCGACCATCTATCGCTTGTTCGGTGACAAGGACGGCCTGCTGGAGGCGGTGGCCGAGCACGTCATGGCCGCGTTCGTCTCGGACAAGGCCGCCAGTGTCGCGGCCGCGGCGGCGACCGACGTGGACCCGCTGGACGACCTGCGCGCGAGCTGGCACAAGCAGATCGAGTTCGGCCTGGCCAACCCGGCGATCTTCCGGCTGCTGAGCGACCCGGAACGCGTACGCGACTCGCCCGCCGCCCGCAGGGGCAAGCAGATCCTGGAGACACGTGTGCGCCGACTGGCGGCGGCAGGGCGACTCCGGGTTCCCGAACCGCACGCGGTCGACCTCATCCAGGCGGCCGGCGTCGGAACTGTCCAGACCCTGCTGGCAACCGCGCAGGCGCACCGGGACCCCACCCTGGGCGAGGCGATGATGGACGCCGTCCTCGGCCGCATCCTCACCGACGCCCCCACCCGGACACCCGACGGCCCCCTCACCTCGGCCGTCGCCCTCCGCGCACAGGCACCCCACCTGGAGATGCTCAGCGAGCCGGAACGCCTGTTGCTCATGGAGTGGCTCGACCGCATCGCAGATCCCGCGGGAACCAACGCCAAGGCGATCTCGACGGAGTCCTAG
- a CDS encoding CatB-related O-acetyltransferase, whose product MPPVPADPTVLHPMPEHPRVVLLKPLVKSPLIEVGDFSYYDDPDDPTAFETRNVLYHYGPERLVIGKYCALGTGTRFIMNGANHRMDGPSTFPFPTMGGSWAEHFDLITGLPGRGDTVVGNDVWFGHGATVMPGVRIGHGAIIAAGAVVTADVPDYGIVGGNPARLIRTRYDAEDVARLLAVAWWDWPVRHITTHVRTIMSGTVADLERAAAQIDQP is encoded by the coding sequence ATGCCGCCCGTTCCCGCTGACCCCACCGTGCTCCACCCGATGCCCGAGCACCCTCGCGTGGTGCTGCTCAAGCCGTTGGTGAAGTCGCCTCTGATCGAGGTCGGTGACTTCTCCTACTACGACGATCCGGACGATCCGACCGCGTTCGAGACGCGCAACGTCCTGTACCACTACGGTCCCGAGCGGCTCGTCATCGGCAAGTACTGCGCGCTGGGCACGGGCACCCGGTTCATCATGAACGGCGCCAACCACCGCATGGACGGCCCGTCCACCTTCCCGTTCCCCACCATGGGCGGTTCCTGGGCGGAGCACTTCGACCTGATCACCGGTCTGCCCGGGCGGGGCGACACCGTCGTCGGCAACGACGTGTGGTTCGGTCACGGCGCCACGGTCATGCCCGGCGTGCGCATCGGGCACGGCGCGATCATCGCCGCCGGGGCCGTGGTCACTGCCGACGTGCCCGACTACGGCATCGTCGGCGGCAATCCCGCCCGGCTCATCCGCACCCGTTACGACGCCGAGGATGTCGCCCGGCTCCTTGCCGTGGCGTGGTGGGACTGGCCCGTGCGGCACATCACCACCCATGTACGGACGATCATGTCGGGGACCGTCGCCGACCTGGAGCGGGCCGCCGCCCAGATCGATCAGCCCTGA
- a CDS encoding TetR/AcrR family transcriptional regulator, with translation MTDPLDTTPDRRPGGRTARVRTQVLDAVRAELAEGGHERLTMEGVAKRAGVHRATVYRRWRDVAGLLVDVIDAAGEIDWQPPDTGSLLRDLTALNEEIQESLVVQPSFAVALMAASFHSEQAAQAQTQLWTDRYAQCEILVERAVERGELPAQHTDARSLLIAATAPLYHQLVLLRADPDPRLPERAAEAAVLAAAAGAFTARREESV, from the coding sequence ATGACAGACCCTCTGGACACGACGCCGGACCGCCGTCCGGGCGGCCGCACCGCCCGCGTCCGCACCCAGGTCCTCGACGCCGTGCGAGCCGAACTCGCCGAGGGCGGTCACGAACGACTCACGATGGAGGGGGTCGCGAAGCGCGCCGGAGTGCACCGCGCCACGGTCTACCGGCGTTGGCGCGATGTCGCCGGCCTGCTCGTCGACGTCATCGACGCCGCCGGCGAGATCGACTGGCAGCCGCCGGACACCGGCTCACTCCTCCGCGATCTGACGGCCCTCAACGAGGAAATCCAGGAATCCCTGGTCGTACAGCCGTCGTTCGCCGTCGCCCTGATGGCTGCCTCGTTCCACTCCGAACAGGCCGCGCAAGCCCAGACCCAGCTGTGGACGGACCGGTACGCGCAGTGCGAGATCCTCGTCGAGCGTGCCGTCGAGCGCGGCGAACTCCCCGCTCAGCACACGGACGCGCGGAGCCTGCTGATCGCCGCCACGGCACCGCTCTATCACCAACTCGTACTCCTGCGCGCCGATCCGGACCCGCGCCTCCCGGAACGGGCCGCGGAGGCGGCAGTCCTGGCGGCTGCCGCGGGCGCCTTCACCGCCCGTCGGGAGGAGAGCGTGTGA
- a CDS encoding VOC family protein, translating into MTSRFTELTVDCHDPERLAAFWCEVLDFKVIDRSEGKVEIGSWVPTVEEIRARQMPPTLMFIRVPEGKTVKNRLHLDVSPIDRSTEDEATRLLGLGAVRVDVGQGSDRNWVVMADPEGNEFDVVRTLAPQDQPGAR; encoded by the coding sequence ATGACAAGCAGGTTCACCGAGTTGACCGTTGACTGCCACGATCCGGAGAGGCTCGCGGCGTTCTGGTGCGAGGTCCTGGACTTCAAGGTGATCGACCGGAGCGAGGGCAAGGTCGAGATCGGCTCCTGGGTGCCGACCGTCGAGGAGATACGGGCCCGTCAGATGCCGCCCACCCTGATGTTCATACGTGTGCCCGAGGGCAAGACCGTCAAGAACCGGCTGCACCTCGACGTCAGCCCGATCGACCGCAGCACCGAGGACGAGGCGACAAGGTTGCTCGGCCTCGGTGCCGTCAGGGTGGACGTGGGCCAGGGCTCGGACCGGAACTGGGTGGTCATGGCCGACCCGGAGGGCAACGAGTTCGACGTCGTGCGCACCTTGGCGCCGCAGGACCAGCCAGGGGCTCGCTGA
- a CDS encoding glycoside hydrolase family 6 protein has product MTRTRRTFSRIATAAVAVTACALATAQPAAADPLSDTNGFYVNTASNPATWVAAHPTDARAAAIRTQIAEQPIAAWFTTGSTGSQVASYVGKAASHGQLPVLVAYNIPGRDACGGQSGGGAGSVAAYKTWISTFAAAIADRPAVVVIEPDALGDFDCMSDAQIQDRLGMLTYATQMLKAKAPDTWAYLDAGNAGWTDAATMAGRLKGAGIANVRGFAVNVSNYYSTSASTTYANGVNSALGGGSHFVIDTSRNGNGKLAGEWCNPAGRKLGTRPQEGGGGDMLLWVKTPGNSDGQCGIAPDVPAGTFSPDLATRLINGT; this is encoded by the coding sequence ATGACGCGTACCCGCAGGACCTTCAGCCGGATCGCCACGGCCGCCGTGGCGGTGACCGCCTGCGCCCTCGCCACGGCCCAGCCGGCCGCGGCCGATCCGCTGTCCGACACGAACGGCTTCTACGTCAACACCGCCTCGAACCCGGCCACATGGGTCGCGGCACACCCCACCGACGCCCGCGCGGCCGCCATCCGCACTCAGATCGCGGAACAGCCCATCGCCGCCTGGTTCACCACCGGATCCACCGGTTCGCAGGTCGCGAGCTACGTCGGGAAGGCGGCAAGCCACGGTCAGCTGCCTGTACTCGTCGCCTACAACATCCCGGGCCGCGACGCCTGCGGCGGCCAGTCCGGGGGCGGCGCCGGGAGCGTCGCCGCGTACAAGACGTGGATCTCCACGTTCGCGGCGGCCATCGCGGACCGGCCGGCCGTCGTCGTCATCGAGCCGGACGCGCTCGGCGACTTCGACTGCATGAGCGACGCCCAGATCCAGGACCGCCTGGGCATGCTCACGTACGCGACCCAGATGCTGAAGGCGAAGGCGCCCGACACCTGGGCCTACCTCGACGCGGGCAACGCGGGCTGGACCGACGCCGCGACCATGGCCGGACGGCTCAAGGGCGCGGGCATCGCCAACGTACGCGGCTTCGCCGTCAACGTCTCCAACTACTACTCGACCAGCGCCTCGACGACGTACGCGAACGGGGTGAACTCGGCGCTCGGCGGCGGCTCGCACTTCGTGATCGACACCAGCCGCAATGGAAACGGGAAGCTGGCCGGCGAGTGGTGCAACCCGGCCGGACGCAAGCTCGGCACCCGCCCGCAGGAAGGAGGCGGCGGCGACATGCTGCTCTGGGTCAAGACGCCGGGCAACTCGGACGGCCAGTGCGGGATCGCTCCCGACGTCCCGGCCGGAACCTTCAGCCCGGACCTGGCGACGCGCCTGATCAACGGCACCTGA